One genomic window of Campylobacter fetus subsp. fetus includes the following:
- a CDS encoding cation diffusion facilitator family transporter has product MQFGKAAVNYGKKIRDNKLQDIEFTKENISHKEQFVLKVSMYCALILAIFGIGFGLFVKSLTIVFDGIIALVSVGLGLLSVVTARYIYKEDDDIFQYGYIRFEPMVNLFKSLILLVVCLYAFFSAIKSIFGGGYTLELGAAVIYTIVAFALCFIIFTYTSFYSKYLGSELIYVDRAEWLIDCVLYCGGIIAFGLIYIFDPAQEKWFSPYIDPILLVLFSIFLSVAPLKIFISNLKDLIMVAPKDLDDKITEIMQSLSLKYGFRDYDTHVAKSGRFFIIEVNILSTSSNDILSVRELDCIRNEIEQRLEIPSYKIWLLVSLTANPKWL; this is encoded by the coding sequence ATGCAATTTGGCAAAGCTGCGGTAAATTACGGTAAAAAGATAAGAGATAATAAACTTCAAGATATTGAATTTACAAAAGAAAATATTAGCCATAAAGAGCAGTTTGTGCTCAAAGTTTCTATGTATTGCGCACTTATTTTAGCAATTTTTGGTATAGGTTTTGGACTATTCGTAAAGAGTTTGACCATAGTTTTTGATGGAATTATAGCTCTTGTAAGCGTTGGGCTTGGACTTCTTAGCGTGGTTACTGCTCGTTATATTTATAAAGAAGACGATGATATTTTTCAATACGGATATATTCGTTTTGAGCCTATGGTGAATTTATTTAAAAGTCTTATTTTGCTTGTTGTATGTTTGTATGCATTTTTTAGTGCAATTAAAAGCATTTTTGGCGGAGGTTATACTTTGGAGCTTGGCGCGGCTGTGATTTATACTATAGTTGCTTTTGCCTTGTGCTTTATAATTTTTACTTATACAAGTTTTTATTCTAAATATTTAGGTTCCGAACTTATTTACGTAGATAGAGCAGAGTGGCTTATAGATTGCGTTTTATACTGTGGAGGCATTATAGCTTTTGGTTTGATCTATATCTTTGATCCTGCCCAAGAAAAGTGGTTTAGTCCTTATATAGATCCTATTTTGCTTGTTTTATTTTCGATTTTTCTTTCTGTGGCGCCGCTAAAAATTTTTATATCTAATCTTAAAGATTTAATTATGGTGGCTCCTAAAGATCTTGATGATAAAATAACAGAAATTATGCAGAGTTTAAGTCTAAAATACGGCTTTAGGGATTATGATACTCACGTTGCAAAAAGCGGTAGATTTTTTATTATAGAAGTTAATATTTTAAGTACTAGCAGCAATGATATACTTAGCGTAAGAGAGTTAGATTGTATCCGCAATGAGATAGAGCAGAGACTTGAGATACCTAGCTATAAAATTTGGCTTTTAGTGAGTCTAACGGCTAATCCAAAATGGTTATAA
- the putP gene encoding sodium/proline symporter PutP, which produces MSLGAYIAIALYFGVLLAIGKLSYNKRTNLNEYLLDNRSLGPFITALSAGASDMSGWMLLGLPGALYLSGISNMWIAIGLSIGAWANYKYLAKRLRVYTEVAGDSITIPDYLENRFKDKTKVLRIISGIFILVFFTLYVSSGIIAGGKTFESFFGLGFSSGAILTLLIVVSYTFFGGFKAVCLTDAFQGMLMFLVLVLIPVVAFLNLNIPDGENFFSELNKYSTAANQDHLNLFAGQSFLGILGLLAWGLGYFGQPHIIVRFMAIRNSKELDSARRIGISWMVIGLIGAMSSGLIGFVYFNEIRSPLNDPETVFLKLGETLFHPFIVGVIISAVLAAIMSTISSQLLVSASSITRDFIFAFYKKDVSDKTQVLVGRLAVILVAIVATLFAFNSTDTVLGVVGNAWAGFGASFGPALLFSLYSRHMSALSALAGMIVGGVTVLLWIVFGLSSVVYELLPGFVFSSLAILLVNKYSNMIKKMSNEPNLSIIGDEFDKMKQGSSKQI; this is translated from the coding sequence ATGAGTTTGGGAGCATATATCGCTATCGCTTTGTATTTTGGCGTGCTTTTAGCTATAGGAAAATTATCTTACAATAAAAGAACAAATTTAAATGAGTATTTGCTAGATAATAGAAGTCTTGGACCGTTTATAACAGCTCTTAGCGCCGGAGCTAGCGATATGAGCGGTTGGATGTTGTTAGGTCTTCCCGGTGCGCTTTATTTAAGCGGTATTTCAAATATGTGGATTGCTATAGGACTTAGTATAGGAGCTTGGGCGAATTATAAATATTTGGCAAAACGTCTTAGGGTTTATACGGAAGTTGCAGGAGATAGTATTACGATTCCAGATTATCTAGAAAATAGATTCAAAGACAAAACAAAGGTTTTACGTATAATTTCCGGCATTTTCATTTTGGTATTTTTTACTCTTTATGTAAGTAGCGGTATTATAGCCGGGGGCAAGACTTTTGAAAGCTTTTTTGGACTTGGATTTAGCTCCGGGGCCATTTTAACGCTTTTGATAGTTGTTTCTTATACATTTTTTGGCGGATTTAAAGCTGTTTGTTTGACAGATGCATTTCAAGGAATGCTTATGTTTTTAGTTTTAGTTCTCATACCAGTCGTTGCTTTTTTAAATTTAAATATACCTGATGGAGAAAATTTCTTTAGCGAATTAAATAAATATAGTACCGCCGCTAATCAAGATCATTTAAATTTATTTGCCGGACAGAGTTTTCTTGGTATTTTAGGATTGCTTGCTTGGGGGCTTGGGTATTTTGGACAACCGCACATAATAGTTAGATTTATGGCGATTAGAAACTCAAAAGAACTTGATAGTGCTAGAAGAATAGGTATATCATGGATGGTTATCGGTCTCATAGGTGCTATGTCTAGCGGACTTATAGGATTTGTATATTTTAATGAAATAAGAAGTCCTTTAAACGATCCTGAAACCGTATTTTTAAAGCTTGGCGAGACTCTGTTTCATCCATTTATCGTCGGCGTTATAATATCTGCTGTTTTGGCGGCGATTATGAGTACTATATCAAGTCAGCTGTTAGTAAGTGCTAGCTCGATAACAAGGGATTTTATATTTGCATTTTATAAAAAAGACGTAAGTGATAAAACTCAAGTTTTGGTTGGACGTTTAGCAGTTATATTAGTTGCTATAGTAGCTACTTTGTTTGCGTTTAATTCTACTGATACAGTACTTGGTGTCGTAGGAAATGCATGGGCTGGATTTGGAGCTAGTTTTGGACCTGCGCTTTTGTTTAGTTTGTACTCACGCCATATGAGCGCACTTTCGGCTCTTGCTGGTATGATAGTGGGTGGAGTGACTGTGTTGTTATGGATAGTTTTTGGTCTTAGTAGCGTTGTTTATGAGTTGCTTCCAGGATTTGTATTTTCTAGTTTGGCTATACTTTTGGTAAATAAATATAGCAATATGATCAAAAAGATGTCTAACGAACCTAATTTATCTATAATAGGTGATGAATTTGATAAAATGAAACAAGGAAGTAGTAAACAAATTTAA
- a CDS encoding amino acid ABC transporter permease, translating to MTNLYNEKFLKFIFSIAIIIIGIYYTYPVSITDAQKGAYVDSYFTTLGLTFGGIFIGIVLGFILAFLKFLNIKILSFIIDEYIDIVRGTPVLLQLMIFAFVILATLSDNFYAAVIALGLNSSAYVAEIVRSGINSVDKGQMEAARAMGLSYSVSMRQIIFPQAVKNILPALANEFISLFKETSVVGLIGIFDLTMQSKSLQATLFSPEPILFAGVIYYANVKFFSLLAKLLENRLNKND from the coding sequence TTGACAAATTTATATAATGAAAAATTTTTAAAATTTATATTTTCCATAGCTATTATAATTATAGGAATTTACTATACTTACCCAGTTAGCATAACAGATGCCCAAAAAGGCGCTTACGTAGATTCATATTTTACGACGTTAGGACTTACATTCGGCGGTATTTTTATAGGTATCGTACTTGGTTTCATATTAGCTTTTTTAAAGTTTTTAAATATCAAAATTCTATCATTTATCATAGACGAATACATAGATATAGTAAGAGGAACTCCGGTACTTTTGCAACTCATGATATTTGCCTTTGTCATACTTGCTACTCTTAGCGATAACTTTTACGCCGCGGTAATAGCTCTTGGACTAAACAGTTCTGCATACGTAGCCGAAATCGTAAGAAGCGGTATAAACAGCGTAGATAAAGGTCAAATGGAAGCAGCTCGCGCTATGGGACTTAGCTACAGCGTTTCTATGCGCCAAATCATCTTTCCTCAAGCCGTTAAAAACATACTTCCGGCTCTTGCAAACGAGTTTATAAGCCTATTTAAAGAGACTTCGGTCGTCGGACTTATAGGTATATTTGATCTTACTATGCAAAGTAAAAGCTTGCAAGCAACTCTATTTAGTCCCGAGCCTATCTTGTTTGCGGGAGTTATATACTACGCAAATGTTAAATTCTTTTCGCTTCTTGCAAAACTCTTAGAAAATAGGCTAAACAAAAATGATTAA
- a CDS encoding amino acid ABC transporter ATP-binding protein produces MIKIENLVKNYGNLKVLSSISTEIKKGEVVAIIGPSGGGKSTFLRCINRLEEPTSGHIFINGIDILDPKININKIRQKVSMVFQHFNLFANKTVMQNLTLAPLQTGLYDLKTANDKANELLKKVGLANKANAYPHKLSGGQKQRIAIARSLAMEPDIILFDEPTSALDPEMIGEVLSIMKDVAKDGLTMLVVTHEMGFAKNVANRIFFMDKGIIAVDDTPKNVFENCTNPRLNEFLNKILNH; encoded by the coding sequence ATGATTAAAATAGAAAATTTAGTAAAAAACTACGGAAATTTAAAAGTTTTAAGCAGTATAAGCACTGAGATAAAAAAAGGTGAAGTCGTAGCCATCATCGGACCTAGCGGCGGTGGAAAAAGTACGTTTTTACGCTGCATTAACCGTCTTGAAGAGCCTACGAGCGGTCATATTTTTATAAACGGTATAGATATTTTAGACCCTAAAATCAACATAAATAAAATTCGCCAAAAAGTATCTATGGTATTTCAGCATTTCAATCTTTTCGCAAACAAAACTGTGATGCAAAATCTCACGCTTGCTCCGCTTCAAACAGGACTTTACGACCTAAAAACAGCAAACGATAAAGCAAACGAACTGCTAAAAAAAGTCGGACTTGCGAACAAGGCAAATGCTTATCCGCATAAACTAAGCGGCGGACAAAAACAACGCATAGCCATAGCTAGAAGCCTTGCTATGGAGCCTGATATCATACTTTTTGACGAGCCGACAAGCGCACTTGATCCAGAGATGATAGGTGAAGTTTTGAGCATTATGAAAGACGTTGCTAAGGACGGGCTTACGATGCTTGTGGTAACTCACGAGATGGGATTTGCTAAAAACGTTGCAAATAGGATATTTTTTATGGATAAAGGCATCATCGCAGTAGACGATACTCCGAAAAACGTCTTTGAAAACTGCACTAATCCGCGTTTGAACGAATTTTTAAACAAGATACTAAATCACTAA
- a CDS encoding basic amino acid ABC transporter substrate-binding protein: MKCFFKFIVVACIAAGFSHAADVIRVGTNATYPPFEFIDEQNKIAGFDMDLIDALSKKVGFEYKIVNMSFDALIPALKAGKIDAVAAAMSATPDRIKAVSFTKPYYNTENLFIKQAKNGDLTSKQNLDGKKIAVQLGTVQEIAARAMKGVKVMANEDIFAAIMALKNGKVDAVLVDSSIGYGYLNKNKDLAEFLKEPDGSEGFSIAFDKNKHTDLIAKINQAVEELKSDGTYDKLLAKYDLK; this comes from the coding sequence ATGAAATGTTTTTTTAAATTTATCGTTGTTGCTTGTATAGCGGCTGGTTTTTCTCACGCCGCAGACGTGATAAGAGTAGGCACAAATGCCACTTATCCTCCATTTGAGTTTATAGATGAACAAAACAAGATAGCCGGTTTTGATATGGATCTAATAGACGCTCTATCAAAAAAAGTAGGATTTGAATATAAGATAGTAAATATGAGCTTTGACGCTCTAATACCTGCTTTAAAAGCAGGTAAAATAGACGCGGTAGCAGCGGCCATGAGCGCAACTCCTGATCGCATAAAGGCAGTCAGTTTTACAAAGCCTTACTATAATACGGAAAATTTATTTATCAAACAAGCTAAAAACGGTGATCTAACATCAAAGCAAAACTTAGATGGTAAAAAAATCGCAGTACAATTAGGAACCGTCCAAGAAATAGCGGCTCGCGCTATGAAAGGCGTTAAAGTTATGGCAAACGAAGATATATTTGCAGCTATAATGGCGCTTAAAAACGGCAAAGTCGATGCTGTTTTAGTAGATAGTTCTATAGGTTATGGCTACTTAAACAAGAACAAAGATCTAGCTGAGTTTCTAAAAGAACCAGATGGTAGCGAAGGCTTTTCTATAGCTTTTGATAAAAACAAACATACCGATCTGATAGCAAAGATCAATCAAGCAGTTGAAGAGCTAAAAAGTGATGGCACTTATGATAAATTGCTTGCAAAATACGATCTAAAATAG
- a CDS encoding transporter substrate-binding domain-containing protein: protein MNRIFKFIFALLLMLNLANAKTLIFGSDAEYPPFGYMDENNKIAGFDIDLVDAISKKAGFEYKFIKVGFDALIPALKVGKIDAIAASMSATTERKKSVDFSSPYFYTKNLYLKMATDKEIASKDDLKKKRIGAMLGTVQESVAHGIKGAKVIATEGIAGSIMNLKAGKVDAVIVDSSVGYGYLKKNADIVKWLEENDGSDGFAMAFDKDKHSEFLAKFNKALEDIKSDGTYEKLLEKYDLK, encoded by the coding sequence ATGAATAGAATTTTTAAATTTATCTTTGCTTTGTTATTGATGCTAAACTTAGCAAACGCCAAAACGTTGATATTTGGCTCAGACGCCGAGTATCCTCCGTTTGGCTATATGGATGAAAACAATAAAATAGCTGGATTTGACATAGATCTAGTGGATGCTATATCTAAAAAAGCTGGATTTGAGTATAAATTTATAAAAGTCGGATTTGACGCTCTAATACCTGCTCTAAAAGTCGGCAAAATAGACGCTATCGCAGCTAGTATGAGTGCCACAACTGAGAGAAAAAAATCGGTTGATTTCTCGTCTCCTTATTTTTATACAAAAAATTTATATCTAAAAATGGCGACAGACAAAGAGATCGCTTCAAAAGACGACCTTAAGAAAAAAAGGATAGGCGCAATGCTAGGCACAGTCCAAGAAAGCGTTGCTCACGGGATAAAAGGCGCAAAAGTCATAGCCACAGAAGGCATAGCAGGAAGCATCATGAACCTAAAAGCCGGCAAAGTCGATGCCGTAATAGTAGATAGTTCAGTAGGATACGGCTATCTTAAGAAAAACGCCGACATAGTAAAATGGCTTGAAGAAAACGACGGAAGCGACGGTTTTGCAATGGCGTTTGATAAAGATAAACATAGCGAGTTTTTAGCCAAATTTAACAAAGCTTTAGAAGATATCAAAAGCGATGGAACATACGAAAAACTTCTTGAAAAATACGATCTAAAATAG
- the thiE gene encoding thiamine phosphate synthase: MCQLYVLTDKELTPQNSISQQILELLNSGIKLIQYRNKTQDHDIKLLKSIANLCDDFNAKFIINDDPFLAKACGAHGVHIGKDDEDIKKAKELLGKNSIIGVSCYNDINLALKAQKDGASYVAFGAMYPSQTKPNAPLCDHNTIKKAKENLNVPICVIGGINALNLKEVSALMPDLIAIVSAAYSPKSISENITNLNNIIRN; this comes from the coding sequence ATGTGTCAATTATATGTTTTAACTGACAAAGAACTCACTCCGCAAAACAGTATCTCCCAACAAATTTTAGAGCTCTTAAATTCAGGTATCAAGTTAATTCAATACAGAAACAAAACACAAGATCACGATATAAAATTACTCAAATCCATAGCTAATTTATGCGATGATTTTAACGCAAAGTTTATCATAAACGATGATCCGTTTCTAGCAAAAGCTTGCGGTGCACACGGTGTTCATATCGGAAAAGACGATGAAGATATAAAAAAAGCAAAAGAGCTACTAGGTAAGAACTCCATTATAGGAGTTAGTTGTTACAATGACATAAATTTAGCGCTAAAAGCCCAAAAAGATGGTGCTTCTTACGTTGCTTTTGGAGCGATGTATCCAAGCCAAACAAAGCCAAACGCTCCTCTTTGCGACCATAATACTATAAAAAAAGCAAAAGAGAATTTAAACGTTCCTATCTGTGTCATAGGTGGAATAAATGCTCTAAATTTAAAAGAAGTTAGTGCTCTTATGCCTGATCTAATAGCTATAGTAAGTGCCGCTTACTCTCCAAAAAGTATCAGTGAAAACATAACAAATTTAAACAATATAATAAGGAATTAA
- a CDS encoding undecaprenyl-diphosphate phosphatase translates to MDFLNAVILGIVEGLTEFLPVSSTGHMILSAKLLGLEQTSVLKCFEVVIQLGSILAVVFMFFDRLKEDFNLWIKLAIGFVPTAIIGFLAYKHIKTFFEPSTVAYMLIIGGIVFIVVELWHKKINYEGDTKTLHEVSFKQAFIIGLSQCFAMIPGTSRSGSTIITGLLCGLSREVAARFSFLLAIPTMFAATAYDSYKNADIFVQNKEALWIFLVGGFMAFIVALIVIKLFLKFVSKFSYISFGIYRIILGSIFLIYIL, encoded by the coding sequence ATGGATTTTTTAAACGCAGTAATACTAGGAATAGTCGAGGGTCTGACCGAGTTTTTGCCTGTTAGCTCGACTGGGCATATGATACTTAGCGCAAAGCTGCTTGGACTTGAGCAAACAAGCGTGTTAAAATGCTTTGAAGTTGTTATCCAGCTAGGAAGCATCTTAGCGGTCGTGTTTATGTTTTTTGATAGATTAAAAGAGGATTTTAACCTTTGGATAAAGCTTGCTATAGGCTTTGTGCCCACAGCTATCATCGGCTTTTTGGCTTACAAACACATAAAAACATTTTTTGAGCCAAGCACCGTTGCTTATATGCTCATCATCGGCGGTATCGTTTTTATAGTAGTTGAGCTTTGGCATAAAAAGATAAACTATGAGGGCGATACGAAAACCTTACACGAAGTGAGTTTCAAACAAGCTTTTATAATAGGACTTTCTCAATGCTTTGCCATGATACCCGGCACTTCAAGAAGTGGCTCTACCATCATAACCGGTCTACTTTGCGGACTTAGTCGTGAAGTTGCGGCTAGATTTAGCTTTTTACTAGCCATCCCTACTATGTTTGCCGCAACTGCTTATGATAGCTATAAAAACGCAGATATTTTCGTGCAAAACAAAGAAGCTTTATGGATATTTTTAGTCGGCGGATTTATGGCATTTATAGTAGCTTTGATAGTTATCAAGCTGTTTTTAAAATTCGTATCTAAATTTAGCTATATCAGCTTTGGAATATATAGGATAATACTTGGTTCTATATTTTTAATCTATATTTTATAA
- a CDS encoding aminotransferase class V-fold PLP-dependent enzyme produces the protein MLNLEKVRENIILKEGIYYFDWTASGLGYKGVEDEILRVLHTYSNTHSECSDCAKITTNYYENARNGLKTLLEISDDFYLLPCGFGSTAAIKKFQEIMGIYLPPATKTILQNVISNLKNDSLPLVIVSPYEHHSNEVSFRSGLCEIYRVPLALDGGIHWGELDRVLKINRNRRIIASFSAASNVTGVKTDIANLYKMVKKYNGIVALDASSISPYENIPCDLYDALFISPHKLLGGVGSSGLLVIKKELCSSAQPTFAGGGTVSYVSRKSVKYLDNVELLEDAGTPGIIELIRGYLAFKLRNDIGLDRIKKIEQQHLEYFEDSLKSIKNMICYCPKSALKLPIFSFNIKDISPYVLANTLSAKFGVQSRAGCACAGPYGHDLLGLKDDDEFLNKPGFVRVSLHYTHTKDDIDYLLNSIKEAVKQTI, from the coding sequence TTGCTAAATTTAGAAAAAGTAAGAGAAAATATAATTTTAAAAGAGGGGATTTATTATTTTGATTGGACGGCTTCTGGACTTGGATACAAAGGCGTCGAAGATGAAATTTTAAGAGTATTGCATACATATTCGAATACTCATAGTGAATGTAGCGATTGTGCGAAAATTACTACAAATTATTATGAAAATGCTAGAAACGGATTGAAAACGCTTTTGGAAATTAGTGATGATTTTTATCTTTTGCCTTGTGGATTTGGGAGTACCGCAGCCATAAAAAAATTTCAAGAAATTATGGGAATTTATCTTCCTCCTGCGACTAAAACCATACTTCAAAACGTAATTTCAAATTTAAAAAACGACTCTTTACCTCTTGTTATAGTTAGTCCTTATGAACATCATAGCAACGAAGTTAGCTTTAGAAGCGGTCTTTGTGAAATTTATAGAGTTCCTTTAGCTCTTGATGGCGGTATCCACTGGGGTGAGCTAGATAGAGTTTTGAAAATAAATAGAAATAGAAGAATTATAGCGAGTTTTAGCGCTGCTTCAAATGTAACTGGCGTCAAAACCGATATTGCAAATTTATATAAAATGGTAAAGAAATATAACGGTATAGTGGCATTAGACGCTTCAAGTATTTCTCCTTATGAAAATATACCCTGTGATCTATATGATGCACTTTTTATTTCTCCTCATAAACTTTTAGGCGGCGTTGGTAGTTCTGGGCTTTTGGTTATTAAAAAGGAGCTTTGTAGCAGCGCTCAGCCTACATTTGCAGGTGGTGGTACTGTAAGCTATGTAAGTAGAAAAAGCGTAAAATATTTAGATAATGTCGAGCTTTTAGAAGATGCGGGAACCCCTGGAATAATAGAGCTAATAAGAGGTTATCTAGCTTTTAAACTAAGAAACGATATCGGTTTAGATAGGATTAAAAAGATAGAACAGCAGCATCTCGAGTACTTTGAAGATAGTCTAAAAAGTATAAAAAATATGATTTGCTACTGTCCGAAATCCGCTTTAAAACTACCCATATTTTCGTTTAATATAAAAGATATCTCTCCATACGTATTGGCAAATACTTTAAGCGCTAAATTTGGCGTTCAATCACGCGCCGGTTGCGCTTGCGCCGGACCATACGGACACGACTTGCTCGGGCTTAAAGATGATGATGAGTTTTTAAATAAGCCCGGTTTTGTAAGAGTTAGTCTGCACTATACTCATACAAAAGATGATATAGATTATCTTTTAAATTCTATAAAAGAAGCCGTTAAACAAACCATATAA
- a CDS encoding DUF234 domain-containing protein gives MKNYDNIFEAIEYEILRNYKNISKHFDFDENDKEIKIFLKKLARSDRKRFNTLKQIPRRIGSVIINNLLSKNIIQIEKSREIKPKSTKHHKIKKELRHYQVQDKIHFKNNFTRFWFRFCEPNLELLDKNEFETVLNLIKQGFELYCSLPFELACMELLAKELNIQKELITSYWDKENEIDIFVEFDGFTVVGEAKYKDRKICKNVLNILQAKCKRSNLNPNLIALFSKSGFSNELLNLKNDKILLFEINDFKDIYE, from the coding sequence TTGAAAAATTATGATAATATTTTTGAAGCTATCGAGTATGAAATTTTGCGTAATTATAAAAATATATCTAAACACTTTGATTTTGATGAAAATGATAAAGAGATAAAAATATTTCTCAAAAAACTTGCAAGAAGCGATAGAAAGCGATTTAACACATTAAAGCAAATTCCACGTAGAATAGGAAGCGTAATAATAAATAACTTATTATCAAAAAATATTATACAAATCGAAAAATCCAGAGAGATAAAACCGAAATCAACCAAACATCACAAAATCAAAAAAGAACTAAGACACTATCAAGTCCAAGACAAAATACATTTTAAAAACAACTTTACAAGATTTTGGTTTAGATTTTGTGAGCCAAATTTAGAACTATTAGATAAAAATGAGTTTGAAACTGTTTTAAATTTAATAAAGCAAGGATTTGAACTATACTGTTCGCTGCCTTTTGAACTAGCGTGTATGGAGCTTTTAGCAAAAGAGTTAAATATACAAAAAGAGTTAATTACAAGCTACTGGGATAAAGAAAACGAAATTGATATTTTTGTAGAATTCGATGGATTTACCGTAGTTGGAGAAGCAAAGTACAAAGATAGAAAAATATGCAAGAATGTATTAAATATACTTCAAGCAAAATGCAAAAGATCAAATTTAAATCCAAATTTAATAGCACTATTTTCAAAATCAGGCTTTAGCAATGAACTTTTAAATTTAAAAAATGATAAAATACTATTATTTGAAATAAACGATTTTAAGGATATTTATGAGTGA
- a CDS encoding sensor histidine kinase — protein MSELLTNNSETKHIQDGLKSLIEQTYLIEKEYKTLTTSYANLQKFIQDIVESLGAALWVIDIDGKAVLKNAKADENEHILSLIDFRKTNQEVEFGSQFYAIKITQNDGNKIILATDISDEKRSARLVSMGAVAAHLSHEIRNPIGSISLLTSTLLKRADDKNRPLIEEIQKAIFRVERIIKATLLFTKGVCINKQVFNLEKLEQNCKVAISQYAFSKEIKFVFSGFNSEIIGDMDLLDMVFSNFIFNAIDAIEEDESESGTIKIEHKFENNEHNFYISDSGVKIDKDIVFEPFKTTKLKGNGLGLALSIEIISAHKGSIALQNDPKVFTISLP, from the coding sequence ATGAGTGAATTATTGACAAACAACAGCGAAACAAAACATATTCAAGATGGATTAAAAAGTCTTATAGAACAGACTTATCTTATAGAAAAAGAATATAAAACTTTAACCACTTCATATGCAAATTTACAAAAATTTATCCAAGACATCGTTGAGAGCTTAGGTGCGGCTTTATGGGTGATAGATATAGATGGCAAAGCCGTACTAAAAAATGCAAAAGCAGATGAAAACGAGCATATCTTAAGCTTAATAGATTTTAGAAAAACAAATCAAGAAGTAGAATTTGGCTCGCAATTTTATGCTATAAAAATCACTCAAAATGACGGAAATAAAATAATCCTAGCAACAGATATAAGCGATGAAAAAAGAAGTGCAAGACTCGTATCCATGGGAGCAGTAGCAGCTCATCTCTCGCATGAGATTAGAAATCCTATAGGATCTATTTCTTTGCTCACAAGCACTCTTTTAAAAAGAGCCGATGACAAAAATAGACCCCTCATAGAGGAGATACAAAAAGCTATTTTTAGAGTTGAGCGCATCATTAAAGCAACTCTGCTATTTACAAAAGGCGTATGTATAAACAAGCAGGTATTTAACTTAGAAAAGCTTGAGCAAAACTGTAAAGTAGCAATCTCTCAATATGCTTTTAGTAAAGAAATTAAGTTTGTCTTTAGTGGATTTAATTCAGAAATCATAGGCGATATGGATCTGCTCGATATGGTTTTTAGTAATTTTATATTTAATGCTATAGACGCCATAGAAGAGGATGAAAGCGAAAGCGGAACGATAAAAATAGAGCATAAATTTGAAAATAATGAACATAATTTTTATATAAGCGATAGCGGAGTAAAAATAGATAAAGATATCGTTTTTGAGCCGTTTAAAACGACAAAATTAAAAGGAAACGGGCTAGGACTCGCTCTTAGTATAGAGATTATCTCAGCCCACAAAGGAAGCATTGCTTTGCAAAATGATCCAAAAGTATTTACTATTAGCCTGCCTTAG